AGGTCAGCCGCCATGCCATTCGCCGCCAGGTGGCTGCTTTGGGCTATCAGGAAGTGGTCAGCTACAGCTTCACTCCTGAACAATGGGAAGCCGATTTCAACAGCAACACGAACCCCGTGCGCTTGCTCAACCCGATTGCAAGCCATTTGAGCGTGATGCGTTCCACCCTGATTGGTAGCTTGACCGGTGTGTTGAAACACAACCTGGGTCACCGTGTGGACCGCCTGCGGGTGTTTGAGGTGGCTCGCGTGTTCGAACATGATGAAAAAGTGCAAGACGGCGCCCAAACCGTGGCGGGTTTCAAGCAAACCTGGAAGCTGGGTGGCTTGGCCTATGGCTTGGCCGACCAACTGCAATGGGCTGCGAACAACAACCGTCCGCTTGATTTCTTTGATGTGAAGGGTGATGTGGAACAACTGCTCCATGGCCGGAAAGTGGATTTCGAGCGGTTTGACACTGCCAACCCGCATCCTGCTTTGCACCCGGGCCGCAGTGCACGCGTGCTGGTTAACCGCCAAGTGATCGGCTTCATTGGTGAGTTGCACCCGAAACTGGCCCAGGAGTATGACTTGCCCGTGGCTCCAATCGTGTTTGAGTTGCTTCTGGATGGACTGAACACCCGCAAGTTGCCCGCTTTCAAGGAGGTGTCGAAGCAGCCAGTGGTAGTTCGTGACCTGGCCTTTGTGGTTGACCAGAATATTGCTGCTGCGCAACTTAAAAAAGCCTTGCTGGAAGTGAAAGACGACAACCTTGGGTGGTTGAAATCGGTTATCCTTTTCGATGAATTCGTGCCAAAAGAAGAGGGTAAGGGTCTGAATCTAAATGAGAAAAGTTTGGCCTTGAGGCTGACCCTGCAAGCGAGTGACCGCAGCCTGACCGACGCCGACATTGAACCATTGTTGACAAAAATGATTGAGCATGCTGGGCAGCGTTGCACAGCACGCTTGCGATAAATATTGATAAATAGGTAGAACTCACTGTGGATCAATTTGTGTTGAACGACGACCGATCAAATGACCTGAATGCGCGCTCTGACCGCATGGACCTGATTGAAGATGGCCTTGCTTCAGGCTCTTTGACCAAGGCCGAATTGGCCGAAATGCTGTTTGACAGCCTGGGCTTGAACAAGCGTGAAGCGAAAGATTTCGTGGATGCGTTTTTTGATGAAATCCGTACCACCCTTGAAGGTGGAGACTCGGTGAAGTTGTCAGGTTTTGGCAATTTTCAGTTACGTGACAAGCCGCAGCGGCCGGGTAGAAATCCAAAAACCGGTGAAGAGATCCCCATTGCTGCGCGTAGAGTGGTAACCTTTCATCCCAGTCAGAAACTTAAAGCTTTGGTTGAATAGTCCCTACTAACTGATTCAAGTACAAGTCAATTACTCAATGCAAAAACCCGCGAACGTAGACGGTGCGCCACCCACAGCCAGCTTGCCTCCCATACCGGCCAAGCGTTACTTCACCATTGGTGAGGTGTCAGATCTGTGTGGCGTGAAAACCCATGTGCTTCGTTACTGGGAGCAAGAATTCACCCAGTTGAAATCGATCACCCGTCGGGGAAATCGTCGGTATTACCAGCACCACGAAGTGCTGTTTATTCGGCGAATTCGCGAATTGCTGTATGAACATGGCTTCACCATCAACGGTGCACGCAACCGCCTGGACCAGGAAAAAAATGGCCCTGCCGGCGATGCACCATTGCCAATTTTGATCGATCGTGAAGTTTTGAAAGAACAATTGCTGAATTTGCGAGAAGTTCTGAAAGTCTAGGCGTTTCGTGGTTATAATCACGCCTTCTCGGAATGTGGCGCAGCCTGGTAGCGCACTTGCATGGGGTGCAAGGGGTCGGAGGTTCGAATCCTCTCATTCCGACCAAACAAGACAAGGGCTTGGGTGTAAAACCCCAAGCCCTTGTTGCATTCGTATTAGAGAATTCGTCAATCTCTTTCTCTCGCTTTAATCCCTTCGAATCGTCATGTTCGGCATCCATGATGACCTGAGGTCGACTGCACTCAGATCCTTTCCATCCACCGGTCGCAACCTTTTGGTCGCAGGCACGGCGTCTGGCGTGATGAAGGGGTCCATGTCCAGTTCTTTCTGAACACCTGTGATCTCTCCATTCTCAGCCAGTGACAGGCTGTAGTACAAACCGTTGAAAGGGTTCACGTGCAAAGCGTTAGGCTTGGTTTTCATGAACATCAACTGATATTCAAGCGTGGTGAAGTCAGTTTTACTGATCACCGCTGGTTCATTGCTGACCGGGAAAAGACAGTACTGCTGTGATGGGCCCGACACGCATTTGAAAGGCCGCATGGCCAGAAAATATTCCTGTATCCTGTCTTCGGCCAAAGTGACTTTGAAGGATTTGCTCTCGCTATTCAGCGGCGTGAATTCAATCGTCGCGATCCTGATTTGTTCACCCGCGGGATTACTCAACACAATGGATTTTTTCCCATCCAACTGATCCCAGGATGTATTGGCCTGCGCAACGGGGCTACCAACAAAAATCAACAAGCCGAATGCCGTGGAACTCAAGGGTAAGCGTATTTTCATTGAAGCAGTCCTGTTAAGCGGGGGTGAAACAACTGAACATGATTGAATGATCTTTTGATCATATAACCAAAGTTATCACACCCATTCGTTCAACAGGAATGTTTGGTTACCTGTCATCGACCCAGTTGACTATCCCCAGAATTGATGGCTTTTCATCGGCTTCCTTCTTCCTTTGGTGCGACCCCCTCGGAGAATAATGACTGTTAGATTGTTACTCGAGAAATGTTTAAATGTTCACAATTAAAAGATTGATGTCCAATCGCCGTTTGGGTCAAAAGTTTTTGATGATTGGCGCCATGATGGCTGCGTTGATGTTGGTACTCAGTTGGCAGGCCATCAGCAGCTTGTCGGCCTTGCGTGGCACGGTGTTGAATGAACATCAAGGTGTGGATGAAGTGCAGCGCTTGACTGCGCTGATCTCGAAAGTGCAGGTGCACCGTGGTCTGAGCAATATATTGCTCAATGGTGACACTGAAGCACAATCCAAGATTCAGCCTGTTGCGGCCGAAATTTCCCTCGCCTGGACAGGCTTTCAAACCAATTTGCCTGCCGGCTGGACGCAGTCTCGTGAGCTGGCCAGCCAAAGCCAGCGTGATTGGACTGACTTGCAGGGCAAGCTAAGAAGTTTGAGTCCGGCAGACAGTTTCAAGCTGCACAGCGAGTTGATTGCAAACCTTGTCTTGCTGCTCAAGCAAGTTTCTGATGACAGCGAGTTAACTCTTGACCCGGTTTTGTCCAGCTACTACTTGATGAGCGTGATCAA
The nucleotide sequence above comes from Limnobacter thiooxidans. Encoded proteins:
- a CDS encoding MerR family transcriptional regulator, with amino-acid sequence MQKPANVDGAPPTASLPPIPAKRYFTIGEVSDLCGVKTHVLRYWEQEFTQLKSITRRGNRRYYQHHEVLFIRRIRELLYEHGFTINGARNRLDQEKNGPAGDAPLPILIDREVLKEQLLNLREVLKV
- a CDS encoding integration host factor subunit alpha, with product MDLIEDGLASGSLTKAELAEMLFDSLGLNKREAKDFVDAFFDEIRTTLEGGDSVKLSGFGNFQLRDKPQRPGRNPKTGEEIPIAARRVVTFHPSQKLKALVE